Genomic window (Zymoseptoria tritici IPO323 chromosome 1, whole genome shotgun sequence):
TTCAAGATCATTCCGGAGTAAAAGCGGTATCCTCGATCAAGCCTCGACTACTATCTTCTCAACACCGCCGCGATGCCTTGGAAATCAAGATGGCATTTGGACATCCCGCCATGCTCCCTGCCAACATACCTGTGAGACGCCTTTCACATCCGGCAATGGCGTTTCCAGGCAGACATTGTACAACACGCTGACACGCTTCCAGATTCGGGTCAGCCACGGCGCAATTGGATGACAAGCCCGTGATCATCGATGGCGAGCAACCGGAGTACAACCTCTCCCTGCATTCATACCGAGAATGGAGCAAACGACTGGCTGTGGGGTTGAAGAGAGCCGGCTTCAAGCCCGGTGACCGCCTGCTGTTATTCAGCGGTAACACGATATTTTTCAGCGTCGTACAGTTCGCAACGATTATGGCGGGAGGCATCTTCACGGGTGCCAATCCTACCTACGTGGCTCGCGAGGTTGCATACCAGCTCAAGGACTCCGGTGCAACgttcttcatcgtcggcgaAGCCAATCTCGATGCCGGACTCGCGGCGGCAAAGGAGGTCGACCTGCCCCTCGATAGAGTGTTCTCCTTCGACAACGGCATCCCAGCGTTCGATGGCAAGGCGCAAGGCGCAGGCGGCCTCAAGTCTTGGACTTCGCTCGTTGCGTCTCCCCAAGACGGCGCCAGTTTCAAGTGGGAGGAGTTCAAGACCCATGAGCAGATGAACAGGTGCTGTGTCCTCAATTATTCGAGCGGCACGACTGGTTTACCGAAAGGCGTCGAGCTTTCGCATTACAACTACGTCGCCAACTGCATGCAGGTGATCTACGTGTATCAGTTGAAGAGCGACTACAAGGACTGGCAAAAGCGAGCGCGAGGCATTGCTTTCCTGCCGATGTACCACGCTTACGGACAGACTTATGCTGGCATCAATTACCCGAAGATGGGCGTTCCCCAGTACTTGATGCGAAAGTTTGATCTCATCACGCTGTGCCAGTGGatcgagaagtacaaggtcACGGGCTTATCTGCGGTGCCTCCGATTGTCGTCGCTTTGACGAAACGACCGGAAGTCAAGAGTTTCGATCTGAGCTCACTGGAAGAGGTTGGCTCGGGCGCTGTGAGTTGAAGCTACGCCATGGGGAGCCTTGCGTTCGATCGCTAACGATGATTAGGCACCACTCGCCAAAGAGACAACCGCCGAGTTTGAGGCAAAGTTTCAGGGCAAAGTCAAGGTCAAGCAGGGATGTGAGTCTATCCCCTCCAATAAGGCTACGTCCTGGCCATCATAGAAGTGGAGTTATGCTAACGACATTATCTTAAAGGGGGCATGTCCGAGGTGACCTGCTCCGCCATGGGCTGGGAACCCGACATGGAAGCCCTCAGCGGCGCCGTCGGCGAACTCAACCCTAACGTCGAAGCTCAAATCGTCGACGACAACGAAAAGGAAGTGCCCATCGGCGAGCGCGGCGAACTTTGGGTGCGCGGACCCAACATCTGCGTCGGATACTGGCGTAAACCCGAGGAGACGGACAAGACGTTCGCCCCGGGACGGTGGTTGAAGACGGGTGATATTGCTTATCGCAATGAGGACGGTTTCCTGTGGATTGTGGATCGCAAGAAGGAGGTGAGAATAATAGTTTGCAGCGATTCCGAACTCAGGCTAATAGATCGACACAGCTCATCAAAGTCAAGGGCCTGCAAGTGGCACCGGCGGAGTTAGAGGGACTACTGCTGGATCATCCGGAGGTCGACGATGTGGCTGTTGTGGGCGTGACGATCAATGGCGATGAAGCGCCGAGGGCGTACGCGGTCGTCAAAGAAGGTTCGAAGGCGACGCCGAAGGAGATCGCAGAGTGGATGGCGGAGAGAGTGTCGCGGCATAAGCGTTTGACCGGCGGTGTGGTATTGGTCAAGGAGATTGTGAGTACACTTGGCGGAACGCGTGTGACATTGATGGACGACGCTGACTTTGAATGCGAACAGCCGAAGAACCCGTCTGGAAAGCTGTTGCGAAAGGAGCTTCGTGAGCgtgcggcgaaggagattGGTGATGGGTCGGGTCTACAGAGCAAGCTGTAAGCGGGCGATGCAACTCCACGTAGCCCCTGTGCCAGTCGTTGGGCTCTGTGTGCTCGACCTACAGATAGAACAGTAAATCGAACGGATCCAGTGACCGAGGCTTGCGGCAGCAGACTACAGGCACATATCTTCACAGAGAATCCCAGCGGAAAGCCACTCATGTCTTCTCGAAGTTTTCATTAGGTATCTGAACTACCTTTGATGCATCCTGCTGGGTATCAGAGTGGGTGCGCTGGTGCAATGCCGCTCAAAACAAATCCTTTTTCCGGAGCCATTCGCAATGCCTCATGTCTCTCTTGCGCCGAATGCGCCCTGCTCAGCCTGATCGTTTCCTTTCTTCTTCATAATCGTCGATTCTCAAAGCTGAACACTCTCGAACCATATACGCTCCTCCTGCCCTTTACATGCTGTCCATGGAGACGGCGTTGCGCGAGTTCTTCATCACCTGCTTGAGCAGCTTCTCGACATTATCCCAATCGGTAGTGTCGAGCTTGGTCGGCTCCACGCTGAAGTGCTTGCAGATCGCCATCAGAGCCTGCCAGCTACGACGGTCGTGCACGAAGCTGAGGGCAGCGCCGGTGCGTCCGAAACGTCCAGTGCGACCAATACGGTGGAGGTAGGTCTCGGCGTCAGGTTGACCATCGACGGTCTCTGGAATGTCGTAGTTGATGACCATTGTCACAGTCTGCACGTCAATGCCGCGGGACAAGAcgttggtggtgatgagcaCCTTGGCTTCGCCGGAGCGGAAACGAGCAAAGACCTTATCTCTGTTCTCACCTTCCAATGCACCCGTGAGCGAAGCCACCTTGTGTCCCTCTGCAGTCATGCGGCGCTCGATCTCAGCAGCGGTGTCGCGGCGCTTGACGAAGATAATTGACGATGCGATGGTCATGAGACCGTAGAATTTGACCAGAGCGGAGTActtctcctcgtcgttcTTGCAGTCGAGGTACATTTGCTTGATGCCCTTGACGGTGAGCTTCTCAACCTCGAGTGTGATCTGATTGGCATTGGCCGCGAAGACATCGGCGAAGCCTTTGACAATGTCGGGGAACGTGGCGGAGAACAGGACAATTTGCGTGTTCCTGGGAAGTTGCTGCTTGATGCGTTTGCACTGATCTCCCATGCCTTGGAGGTCGAGCATGTTGTCGGCCTCGTCGAGGGTGAGGACTTTGATGTTGCGGCTGTCGAGCAGGCGACGCTTTAGAAGTTCCATCACGGTGCCCGGAGTACCGACGACGATTTGAGCATCGACTTGTTGGTTGCGTGTGTTGACATTGGGAATAGCTTCGTGGATCTTCAGACCACTACCCTCCAGCATGGCACCCATAAGGGTAGCGACTGCAGCGATTTGCTTGGCCAATTCGCGTGTTGGAGCGAGCACAATGGCTTGTGGCTTGGAATTGGAGAGGTCCACGCGCTGGAGCATGTTGAGCACGAAGGCCGCTGTCTTGCCGGTACCAGACTGCGATTGGCCAATGAAGTTCGTAGCGGGTTCCTTCAGCAGCAATGGCAGAGCGCGCTCCTGAATCTTAGATGGCTGACGGAAATTCATCAACTTGAGGCCGGTTTGGAGTTCGGTTTTGCTATAGCATCGTCAGTAAATGCTTCGAAAGACGCGCATTGAGTGTCACCTACAGGTTCAACTCGTCAAAAGACTTGACCGAGTAGAGAGGATTGTTCGGATCTTCTTGCAGATCTGCCAGCTTCACGTTGACATCAAACTCCGGCTCGTCGAGTCCCTCCGAGCCCAACATCCAGGTGGTAGCACCATCTTTCTGCGTATCGTCCAAAGTCTTGCCGTCTGCTGCAGGGGCATCTGAAGCTGCTCCATTGGGAGGTGTGGTGGACTCGTCGGCCCAGCTGAATTTGCCGGGAGTGAAGCTGGCGGCGCTGGCGTTGGTGCCAGTTGTGTTGGGCTTCTCGGCGGACTTCTCGGTGGGTTCGGCGGAGATGGAAAGCTTTGAAAGCTCCGGCTCGGTGGAAGTTGGCTTGTCGTCCGACATGTCGACGGTCTGTGGGGTGAGAATCGGCGCGGTTGCCGGTTGTTTTGACTTTCTGTCGGAGCGAGTGTGCTTGGTGCAGCGCAATGATTTATTGCAGCTGAATGAATGTAGACCAGAGTCGTCTGACAATGGCAGATGAGAATAGCGACGTGATTGTTTGTgacgatgttgttgtcgaagGTGGGAGAGATTAAAAGTTGAAGATGCATTCGGAGACCCCTCCATCGAAAACGGGACGGCGGGGCTCCCGCAGAGCCTCAATCCCCACCAGGACCAAGCCCGGATGTTGCGTGGCAGTGAAGTGGGTCCTCTTCCATCACTGCAGTCACGACGTCCTTCCGGTAAGGCACACGACGGCCAATACAAAAATCACCGAGCGGATCATGTGGTGGCATTGAGCGTCTTTTATCAGCGACGGCCGGTTGTCGTTCCTCTGCACATCATGGCTGAATTGGAAGTCAATCCCCAACTTGGGATCGAATTGAAAGATGGCTTTAAGCCAGTCAATGCGTGGGTGGGAGGTGGAATCGCATGGCTGGATGACATGCAACAATTCTACCGGGAACGAAGtgcgatcgagaaggaaTATAGCCAGAAGTTGAGTgcgttggcgaagaagtactttgagaagaaggccaagaagACCAGCGGCCTCAGTGTTGGCGACACTCCTACAGTTACACCCGGTTCCCTCGAGAGCGCTTCGATGACTACATGGACTGTTCAACTGACGACGTTGGAGAATCGAGCCGCCGAACACGATCGATTTTCGAACCAACTGGTATCCTCCCTGGCCGAACCTCTGAAACACCTGGGCTTGAAATATGAGGACCTGCGGAAACAGCACGCCGAGTACGCGAGCAAGTTGGAAAAGGAAAGAGATGCGAATTATGCGGACTTGAGAAAGGCAAAGAGCAAATACGACAGTGTCTGTCAAGAAGTGGAGAACCGAAGAAAGAAGACGGAGAGCAGTTTCGACCATGGCAAGGCAAAGGCACAAACTGCGTTTCAGCAACAGCAGGGCGAGATGCGGAATGCAAAGAACTTGTACCTGATCGCGATCAATGTGACCAATAAGCAGAAGGAACGATACTATCACGAGTACGTTCCAGAGCTGATCGATGTAAGCTACCAAATTTGAAGGCATCGAATTGCAGGACAAGTACTGACTATGCAAGTCCCTACAAGCTCTGGCGGAGACCAAGACTGCAGCTCTGAACAATCTGTGGTCGACAGCAGCTTCGCTGGAAACACAAGTTCTCACTCGATCGACGCAGCTGCTGGAACATTTATCGACGGAAATTCCACGCAACAACCCTGTTTTGGACAGTATGATGTTCGTTCGACACAATGCGTCTCCGTGGCAGGATCCACCAGACTTTGCATTCGAGCCATCACCAGTTTGGCTCGACGACGATGTGATGGCCTCGGACCCTATGAGCAAGACCTTCCTTATGAACATATTGGTCAAGTCAAGAGCACAAATGGGCGACTTCAAGCGCGAAAGCGACATGAAGCGGCGGGAGGTTGACGGCGCAAAACGGGTACGACAAGCGATCCGAGAGGGCAAGGATAAGCGGGATGAGGTCGAAGTGGTGCGGTCTCAATTCGTGCACCAAAGCGCGCTACACGAAGCGGAGAGAAAGAGGATTTCAGCAGAGGTAGAGGTCAGCACGATTTTGGCAGGAGTGGGCGATGTATCCGTGGGAGCTCGCAATCACACGTTCAAGAACCAAACCTACAAGATCCCCACAAGTTGCGACTTGTGCGGCGATCGACTCTGGGGTCTGAATGCAAAGGGCATGAACTGCGAAGAATGTGGTTTCACCTGCCATACGAAATGCGAGCTCAAAGTCCCAGCAGACTGTCCAGGAGAACTCACCaaagagcagaagaaggccgTCAAAGCTCAACGACAAGCCGCAGCACAAGCCCAGGCGTCCGCGCCAGCCGCTGCTCAAAACGGCCACTCCCACGGCAGCGCTGCACCAGGCCTACAACGGAGTGACACCATGGGCTCAATGAACACCCTCAGCTCCGGCTACGCCGCGAGCGCCAAGCGCAGCGTCTCCGGCATGACTATCGACGAAAGCGGCCCACCTCCCGCCGCAGCAGGACCTCCTCCCATCAATCGTCCGCGCGTCATGGCACCGCCACCATCCCAATATCTCACTAGCAATGGCGGCGCGGCGGAAGAACAACACGGCAAAATGCTATACACCTACCAGGCCAACGGCGAAGGCGAAATTTCCATCACCGAAGGCCAGTCTttcatcctcgtcgaacCAGACGACGGATCAGGATGGATCAAAGTCCGACCTACTTCCTTCGGCGCCGTGCCGGGTCTCGTACCGAGCAGCTACGCTGAACTCGCCCCGCCTGCACCACCTTCCAAGCCTCCACTCGGCGACGATCGTCCGACGTCCGCAGCCGCCTCCGCGTCAAACGTCAGTCTAGCGGGTTCCGACACGCCTAGCACGACGGGCAAAAAGAAGCAGGGACCTGCTGTCGCGCCGAGAAGAGGCGCGAAGAAGGTCAAGCATGTGGTGGCGCTGTATACGTATGCGAAAGGAGGGGAGGGCGAGACGGATATGGAGGAGGGCGAGAAGATGGTGCTCGTGGCGGGCGATTCAGGGGATGGGTGGGTGGAGGTTGAAAGTCTAGCTGGGAAGGGCGTTGTGCCAGCGAGTTGGGTGAGGGATGTTTAGAGGGTGGCACGGTGTACGGGCTATTCGCGTTGAGTTGGTTGGAGTTGATGATTGATGATTGACATTGGCGATGCATGTCGGCATTGGGTGTGTGCCTTGTGAGAGACTTGTTCGGACAATTTGTGCATGGCGGCAGCTTAGGATAGCAGAGCGTGGGTCGAGCACACGATACTGCAACTACAACAGTATTGGAACCTTATGCTTTGATATGCAtaggatgcatcctcgcAACCGGCACCGTGATGATGCTGGTGGCATGGGAATGTCTCCAGTTAGACCGGTGAATATGGATCTCTTTGCGCTGTGCCGGAAGTGGTTTTGCATGTCTGCAGTTGTCCCCGAAGTGCAGAGCAAAAGAGAGTGCTTGCAGGCTGCTGTACAACCACAAGCAGATATGTATAGCTCTTTAGATCGTAGCACAACCTACACTCCACTGTGCAGACAGTGACAGCACATCCCTGGTCGAGCACTTGGTTGTGCATGCAAGCTCGCGATTGTATTGGCACGCACTTGTCCAGCCATTTTGAAGAGGATGGCCAGTCATGTCTTGCGCAGCTGCAGGTTGGAACATCCGTGCGACTAGGGCAGACATAGACGAGGCTTTTGCGACCCGTGTGATGCAGTTCCCTTGTTCATAATgtgtcctcctccttcgcctcctTCGCGTCTCTTGCACCGGAGACGACGGGAGACTGCACTGTCAGACACTCCCGTCATGTACAGGTGGTTATAATTACGATCGTTTGTTTGGTCGTGTGCCTCAAGTCCAACCAGCAATGACCAAATGACATGCACGAAATAAGCGCCGT
Coding sequences:
- a CDS encoding ATP-dependent RNA helicase; translated protein: MSDDKPTSTEPELSKLSISAEPTEKSAEKPNTTGTNASAASFTPGKFSWADESTTPPNGAASDAPAADGKTLDDTQKDGATTWMLGSEGLDEPEFDVNVKLADLQEDPNNPLYSVKSFDELNLKTELQTGLKLMNFRQPSKIQERALPLLLKEPATNFIGQSQSGTGKTAAFVLNMLQRVDLSNSKPQAIVLAPTRELAKQIAAVATLMGAMLEGSGLKIHEAIPNVNTRNQQVDAQIVVGTPGTVMELLKRRLLDSRNIKVLTLDEADNMLDLQGMGDQCKRIKQQLPRNTQIVLFSATFPDIVKGFADVFAANANQITLEVEKLTVKGIKQMYLDCKNDEEKYSALVKFYGLMTIASSIIFVKRRDTAAEIERRMTAEGHKVASLTGALEGENRDKVFARFRSGEAKVLITTNVLSRGIDVQTVTMVINYDIPETVDGQPDAETYLHRIGRTGRFGRTGAALSFVHDRRSWQALMAICKHFSVEPTKLDTTDWDNVEKLLKQVMKNSRNAVSMDSM